The Saxibacter everestensis genome has a window encoding:
- a CDS encoding type B 50S ribosomal protein L31 translates to MKNDIHPSYGPVVFNDLASGNSFLTRSTATSDKTVEWEDGNTYPVIDVEISSESHPFYTGKQRILDSAGRVERFKDRYKGFGKKG, encoded by the coding sequence GTGAAGAATGACATCCACCCGAGCTACGGACCGGTAGTCTTCAACGACCTCGCCTCGGGCAATTCGTTTCTGACCCGCTCAACCGCCACCAGCGACAAGACGGTCGAGTGGGAGGACGGCAACACCTACCCGGTCATCGACGTTGAAATCTCCTCGGAGAGCCACCCGTTCTACACCGGCAAGCAGCGCATCCTGGACAGCGCCGGTCGCGTCGAGCGCTTCAAGGATCGCTACAAGGGATTCGGCAAGAAGGGCTAA
- a CDS encoding putative quinol monooxygenase translates to MSEPVVVIATFVPNPGELDRVRLALDIAIEQVHQEDGCELYAIHEAPNGNIIMIEKWESAELLDTHGAGVAVQDLNESLSGLLAEAVDVVRLTPLPVGSDGKGAL, encoded by the coding sequence ATGAGCGAGCCTGTTGTCGTCATTGCCACATTTGTGCCGAATCCCGGCGAGCTCGACCGCGTCCGTCTTGCGTTGGATATCGCCATTGAGCAGGTGCACCAGGAGGACGGCTGCGAACTGTACGCCATCCATGAAGCGCCGAACGGCAACATCATCATGATCGAAAAGTGGGAATCCGCCGAGCTACTCGATACGCATGGTGCGGGAGTCGCGGTTCAGGATCTGAATGAATCGCTCAGTGGCCTGTTGGCCGAGGCAGTGGATGTTGTCCGGCTGACGCCGTTGCCGGTGGGCAGCGACGGCAAGGGCGCGCTGTAA
- a CDS encoding YbaK/EbsC family protein → MTFPAFSGVDVLAAEDHPELLASAVSDGLQASGLITQAGVFAIDPEHADTETLTSQFGFSLDDSANCVVIGGKRGGEQRVAACVVLASTRADVNKTAKGMLDVRKASFLSTEQAVADTGMEFGGITPIGVPAVWRILVDSRVVDREAIILGSGVRRSKLVLPGSALAEYPGVEIVEGLANPA, encoded by the coding sequence ATGACATTCCCGGCCTTCTCCGGCGTAGATGTGCTTGCCGCCGAAGATCATCCCGAATTACTTGCCTCTGCGGTGAGCGATGGACTCCAGGCATCCGGCTTGATAACTCAGGCCGGAGTCTTCGCAATCGATCCTGAGCACGCTGACACCGAGACGCTGACCAGTCAATTCGGCTTCTCGCTGGATGATTCTGCCAACTGCGTGGTTATCGGAGGCAAGCGCGGAGGAGAGCAGCGCGTTGCCGCCTGCGTCGTGCTGGCGAGCACCCGAGCCGACGTCAATAAAACTGCCAAAGGCATGCTGGATGTGCGAAAGGCTTCGTTCCTCTCGACCGAGCAGGCCGTGGCGGATACCGGAATGGAGTTTGGCGGAATCACTCCGATTGGGGTGCCGGCGGTTTGGCGGATACTCGTTGACTCACGAGTTGTGGACCGGGAGGCAATAATTCTCGGTTCCGGAGTGCGTCGCTCCAAGCTCGTGCTCCCCGGGTCGGCCCTGGCGGAATATCCGGGTGTCGAGATCGTCGAAGGGCTGGCGAACCCGGCCTAA
- a CDS encoding HNH endonuclease signature motif containing protein: MDSNRESHTDDMVERANGVAAAVGAVFSSGELARAGDREVLAIADAVEAASRRLGALQVQLAGEIESRSIADRRGQRGTVPLLRDRLRITASEAKRRLDVAAATATQRSLTGTPLAPACPSTAGALHDGRLSIDAAKVLAEKLSVIREKAETADDDILAGRAPAEITAQAEEYLVAQAEGYDPGFVAQCGARWITLLDPDGVRPSAAEIRLEHGLWFGTPRRNGLVPFRGAMTQIQHETLLSAAGPATSPRHRNGSDEECQPGRTNEQSVAFKPGAEGTVGADGVRPGAVGGVVQQASGSEPVVGGGQPNAVGGPAPVGGTTDGGVGETAPAGECQPEGRVGETAPASGADTGVATTVCCEPDMGGDAADAGGEDQRTYQHKLLDELIACCSTALKSGTVGGSDATIMVSIDYETLYEKASGHGLLSHTGPIGVSTVRRLACDAAMIPVVLGGAGQVLDVGTARRLFTPAQRRAIIARDGGCIMPGCTAPPSWCIVHHVDFHSEGGPTSIANGALLCDHDHGVIHAGDWTVIMQEGIPWVIPPRWVDPRRTPRRNHYHRPPPLE; the protein is encoded by the coding sequence ATGGATAGCAACCGGGAATCGCATACCGACGACATGGTCGAGCGGGCGAACGGCGTAGCCGCCGCGGTTGGTGCCGTCTTCAGCTCCGGCGAGCTCGCCCGGGCCGGCGACCGCGAGGTCCTTGCTATCGCAGATGCCGTCGAGGCCGCGAGCCGCCGACTCGGCGCACTTCAGGTCCAATTGGCCGGAGAGATCGAGTCCCGGAGCATTGCCGACCGGCGCGGCCAGCGCGGCACCGTCCCGCTGCTACGCGACCGGCTGCGGATCACGGCGAGCGAGGCGAAACGGCGGCTCGATGTCGCAGCCGCGACAGCCACTCAACGCTCCCTGACAGGAACGCCTCTCGCGCCAGCTTGTCCAAGTACGGCAGGAGCCCTTCACGACGGCCGGTTGAGCATAGATGCTGCGAAGGTGCTTGCTGAGAAACTGTCAGTGATCCGGGAAAAGGCGGAGACCGCGGACGACGATATCCTGGCGGGGCGCGCCCCGGCCGAGATCACGGCTCAGGCCGAGGAATACCTCGTGGCGCAGGCGGAGGGATACGACCCGGGATTCGTCGCGCAGTGCGGTGCCCGGTGGATTACCCTCCTCGATCCCGATGGAGTCCGGCCCAGCGCGGCGGAGATCAGGCTGGAACACGGCCTGTGGTTCGGAACACCCCGCCGGAACGGACTGGTTCCGTTCCGGGGAGCCATGACTCAGATCCAGCACGAAACGCTGCTCAGCGCAGCCGGTCCGGCCACCAGCCCGCGTCACCGGAATGGCTCGGACGAGGAGTGCCAACCGGGCAGAACGAACGAGCAGAGTGTCGCCTTCAAACCAGGTGCCGAAGGGACAGTAGGTGCCGACGGTGTTAGGCCAGGTGCTGTCGGCGGAGTAGTGCAGCAGGCCAGCGGTAGTGAGCCGGTTGTCGGCGGCGGTCAGCCAAATGCTGTGGGCGGACCAGCGCCTGTCGGCGGGACAACAGATGGCGGGGTCGGCGAAACAGCGCCTGCCGGCGAATGTCAGCCGGAGGGCAGGGTCGGCGAAACAGCGCCCGCCAGCGGAGCAGATACGGGAGTCGCTACGACGGTCTGCTGCGAACCGGACATGGGCGGTGATGCAGCAGATGCCGGCGGCGAAGACCAGAGAACTTATCAACACAAGCTGCTCGATGAGCTTATCGCGTGCTGCTCCACGGCATTGAAGTCGGGCACCGTAGGCGGCAGCGACGCCACGATCATGGTCAGCATCGACTATGAAACCCTCTATGAGAAGGCCAGCGGCCACGGTCTACTCAGTCATACCGGTCCGATCGGCGTCTCGACGGTCCGTCGACTGGCCTGCGACGCCGCGATGATCCCGGTTGTTCTCGGGGGCGCCGGACAGGTGCTCGACGTAGGCACTGCGCGACGCCTGTTCACGCCTGCCCAGCGACGCGCGATCATTGCGCGCGACGGTGGCTGCATCATGCCTGGCTGCACCGCGCCGCCAAGCTGGTGCATTGTTCATCATGTCGACTTCCACTCCGAAGGCGGTCCCACTTCGATAGCCAACGGAGCTTTGCTCTGCGATCACGACCACGGCGTGATCCACGCCGGAGACTGGACCGTAATCATGCAGGAAGGCATCCCGTGGGTAATTCCGCCGCGCTGGGTCGACCCGCGCCGGACACCGCGGCGGAATCACTATCATCGACCGCCACCACTGGAATAA
- a CDS encoding isocitrate lyase/PEP mutase family protein: protein MQEPTTQTIAKASQFAALHQNGPLVLPNAWDIASAVLVQDAGAAAIATTSAGVAWSLGVPDGNSLTREQAIEFAARLVAAVDVPVTVDIEAGYGETADQVATTVSMLAACGAIGCNIEDANGSTLRDVRDQSERIAAARSTADRSGIPFFINARIDTYLLNATSSSNLLAETAQETAVRAQAYVAAGADGIFVPGLTDLSALRILADSIPVPLNAMSGSGGPSVGQLSASGVRRVSVGMGLAQSAYAVARTAAAEMLDSGTFDSLGESVDYGQMNALLAEAHRR, encoded by the coding sequence ATGCAAGAGCCCACCACACAAACGATCGCGAAAGCTTCACAATTTGCCGCGCTGCACCAAAATGGCCCTCTGGTACTTCCCAACGCGTGGGATATCGCCTCGGCGGTCTTGGTCCAGGATGCGGGCGCTGCGGCAATCGCGACAACAAGCGCCGGCGTTGCCTGGAGCCTGGGCGTACCGGACGGAAACAGCCTCACCAGGGAGCAGGCCATCGAGTTCGCCGCTCGGCTTGTCGCGGCCGTAGACGTTCCAGTGACCGTCGACATCGAGGCCGGATACGGCGAAACAGCAGATCAGGTAGCGACAACAGTGAGCATGCTTGCCGCCTGCGGAGCTATCGGTTGCAACATCGAGGATGCAAATGGTTCGACGCTACGAGACGTGCGCGACCAATCGGAGCGGATCGCTGCCGCCAGGTCGACGGCCGATAGATCTGGCATCCCGTTCTTCATCAATGCCCGGATCGATACCTACCTTTTGAACGCAACGTCGTCGAGCAACCTGCTCGCAGAAACTGCTCAGGAAACTGCTGTGCGCGCGCAGGCGTACGTGGCCGCGGGCGCGGATGGGATCTTCGTTCCCGGCCTCACCGACCTGTCAGCCCTTCGAATACTGGCGGATTCGATACCTGTTCCACTGAATGCGATGTCGGGAAGCGGCGGACCTTCGGTTGGCCAGCTTTCGGCGTCCGGCGTGCGTAGGGTGAGCGTTGGGATGGGCCTCGCGCAGTCGGCCTACGCCGTAGCTCGGACGGCGGCAGCGGAAATGTTGGACTCTGGCACGTTCGACTCGCTTGGCGAGTCAGTCGACTATGGCCAGATGAACGCCTTGTTGGCTGAAGCTCATCGCCGGTAG
- a CDS encoding TrmH family RNA methyltransferase, with product MRFEPIRITDPTDERVADYTRLTDVVLRRKHEPEKGMYIAESSTVIRRAMAAGHVPRSFLMHRKWLEDLAPLIAAHPDVPVFVGEDDVLEQLTGYHLHRGALAAMQRPQLPSVPELLAGARRVAVLEDIVDHTNVGAIFRSAAGLGVDAVFVTPRCADPLYRRSIRVSMGTVFQVPWTRLDEWPSGLSTFTEHGFTTAAMALSDDAVSLDALAAAAPDKLAVIFGTEGDGLKRGTVSAADEVVRIPMSGAVDSLNVAAASAVVFWALRAPRA from the coding sequence TTGAGATTTGAGCCGATCCGGATCACGGACCCGACCGACGAGCGTGTCGCGGACTACACCCGGCTGACCGATGTCGTGCTTCGACGCAAGCACGAGCCGGAGAAGGGAATGTACATCGCCGAGTCGTCGACCGTTATTCGCCGCGCGATGGCGGCCGGCCACGTGCCACGTTCGTTCCTGATGCATCGTAAGTGGCTGGAAGATCTCGCGCCGTTAATCGCTGCGCATCCAGATGTTCCGGTGTTCGTAGGCGAGGACGACGTCCTCGAGCAGCTGACGGGGTACCACCTGCATAGAGGCGCGCTTGCCGCGATGCAGCGGCCCCAACTTCCGTCCGTTCCGGAGTTGCTTGCCGGCGCGCGTCGCGTGGCGGTGCTGGAGGACATCGTGGACCACACTAACGTGGGGGCGATTTTTCGTTCCGCGGCGGGGCTTGGGGTGGATGCGGTGTTCGTGACGCCCCGATGCGCGGATCCCTTGTATCGCCGCAGCATCCGGGTCTCGATGGGCACAGTTTTCCAGGTCCCGTGGACCCGGCTGGACGAATGGCCGAGCGGCTTGTCGACGTTCACCGAACACGGATTCACCACGGCCGCCATGGCACTCAGCGACGACGCCGTCTCCCTGGACGCGCTTGCCGCGGCTGCACCGGACAAGTTGGCGGTGATCTTTGGCACGGAGGGAGACGGCCTGAAGCGCGGCACAGTGTCAGCTGCCGATGAGGTCGTGCGGATACCGATGTCCGGCGCCGTCGATTCGCTGAATGTGGCTGCGGCGTCCGCCGTGGTTTTCTGGGCGCTGAGGGCGCCCAGAGCGTAG
- a CDS encoding sulfite exporter TauE/SafE family protein, whose amino-acid sequence MSVLEMALILLAGLGAGVINAIVGSGTLITFPALVAFGVPPVAATMSNAVGLVPGNITSSIGYRKELAGQKKRLLQLIPASLVGALTGAWLLLHLPETAFETIVPVLLVLALVMVVTQPALQRWIRRRKAAQLDKDQQAGDDSTGRSASSGDSSDVAGDRHNPGHADGGGQPHMSLGRTIGVITVVFLTGIYGGYFAAAQGILLIGFLGLLLPETLQRINGAKNILVLVVNAVAATTYVVVGFDRINWLAVLLIAIGSMIGGSFGARIGRRLSPVLLRVIIVILGLVALWRILEI is encoded by the coding sequence TTGTCCGTTCTTGAAATGGCGCTCATCCTCCTTGCGGGCCTGGGCGCCGGCGTGATCAATGCGATTGTCGGTTCGGGCACCCTGATCACCTTTCCCGCTCTTGTCGCGTTCGGCGTGCCACCCGTAGCCGCCACGATGAGTAACGCAGTCGGTCTCGTGCCCGGAAATATCACCAGCTCGATTGGTTATCGCAAGGAGTTGGCGGGCCAGAAGAAGCGCCTGCTTCAGCTGATTCCGGCTTCCCTAGTAGGCGCGCTGACCGGGGCATGGTTGCTGCTGCACCTGCCGGAGACCGCCTTCGAAACCATCGTGCCGGTTCTATTGGTCCTGGCGCTCGTCATGGTCGTCACCCAGCCGGCGCTGCAGCGCTGGATTAGGCGACGCAAGGCGGCGCAGCTCGACAAGGACCAGCAGGCGGGCGACGATTCAACCGGGCGATCAGCGAGTTCGGGAGACTCGTCGGACGTGGCCGGGGACCGGCACAATCCCGGCCACGCGGACGGCGGCGGTCAGCCTCACATGTCTTTGGGGCGGACGATCGGAGTGATAACTGTCGTCTTCCTCACCGGAATCTACGGGGGCTACTTCGCTGCCGCCCAGGGAATTCTGCTGATTGGTTTCCTTGGGCTGTTGCTGCCTGAGACCTTACAAAGGATCAACGGCGCGAAGAACATTCTCGTCCTGGTAGTCAATGCGGTGGCGGCGACGACGTACGTCGTGGTGGGCTTTGATCGGATCAACTGGCTGGCAGTCCTGCTGATCGCGATCGGGTCGATGATCGGTGGAAGCTTCGGAGCCAGAATTGGCCGCAGGCTTTCGCCCGTTCTGCTGCGGGTGATTATCGTAATCCTCGGGCTCGTCGCGCTGTGGAGAATCCTTGAGATTTGA
- a CDS encoding ABC transporter ATP-binding protein, whose amino-acid sequence MTEVLSFSGVSLRRGDKLLLESVDLTVFDTDRWVILGPNGAGKTTLLEIAAGRMHPTAGEVNILGERLGSVDVFELRPRIGLASASLAARIPPHETVRDAVVTASYAVTGRWNENYDDVDESRAADLLAAFGVAELSERTYGTLSDGEKKRVQIARSLMTDPELLLLDEPAAGLDLGGREELIAALAEIMQDKFAPVVFMVTHHVEEIPPGITHALLLRDAQIVAAGAVNDVLTAENLTATFGVELTVSQEEGRFTARAKVN is encoded by the coding sequence ATGACTGAAGTGCTTTCTTTTAGCGGTGTGAGCCTCCGGCGCGGAGACAAGTTGCTCCTCGAATCCGTGGATTTGACCGTTTTCGACACGGATCGCTGGGTGATCCTTGGCCCGAACGGCGCTGGCAAGACAACGCTGCTGGAGATCGCCGCAGGAAGGATGCACCCGACCGCTGGTGAGGTGAACATTCTGGGCGAGCGGCTCGGTTCAGTCGACGTGTTCGAACTGCGACCGCGAATCGGCCTCGCCTCTGCCTCGCTGGCAGCCCGGATCCCGCCGCACGAAACGGTACGTGACGCGGTAGTCACGGCGTCGTACGCGGTGACCGGCCGCTGGAATGAGAATTACGACGATGTCGATGAGTCACGGGCCGCGGACCTGCTGGCAGCATTCGGCGTGGCGGAACTTTCCGAACGCACCTACGGCACGCTTAGCGATGGCGAAAAGAAGCGGGTCCAGATCGCTCGCTCGCTGATGACCGACCCCGAACTGCTGTTGCTTGACGAGCCAGCCGCCGGCCTTGATCTGGGTGGCCGCGAGGAACTGATTGCGGCTCTCGCTGAGATCATGCAAGACAAGTTCGCGCCGGTCGTATTCATGGTGACTCACCATGTGGAAGAAATTCCGCCTGGAATAACGCATGCCCTGCTGCTGCGTGACGCACAGATTGTTGCCGCGGGCGCGGTGAATGACGTCTTGACCGCAGAGAACCTGACGGCAACTTTCGGCGTTGAGCTGACGGTGAGCCAGGAGGAAGGGCGATTCACGGCCCGGGCCAAGGTCAACTAG
- the serB gene encoding phosphoserine phosphatase SerB, translating to MIDSYSHLVVVAETLNDDQLKPVRDILGADFVESRTSSTACQAVHFRLRIEATADQQQAISRAATRLGLDTCWLPAALQRSAPGLLVLDVDSTFIDQEVIELIAERSGTREQVAAVTERAMRGELDFEQSLHARVATLKGISDDVFDAVRQEVTVTAGAEELVRAVQSNGGDVALVSGGFAEIVVPLAAGFDIDKVRANRLEVDGGVLTGRVLGEVVDRSVKARMLQEYANELGVPLSRTVAVGDGANDLDMLGVAGLGIAFQAKPAVREQADMSLGFRRLDAIVALLGL from the coding sequence GTGATCGATTCTTACAGTCATCTCGTCGTCGTCGCGGAAACGCTGAATGACGACCAGCTCAAGCCAGTTCGGGACATCCTCGGCGCCGATTTTGTCGAATCCCGGACATCCTCGACGGCGTGCCAGGCGGTACATTTCCGACTGCGCATCGAGGCGACAGCAGATCAGCAGCAAGCAATTTCCCGAGCCGCCACCAGACTCGGCCTGGACACTTGCTGGCTTCCTGCTGCGCTGCAACGGTCCGCGCCCGGCTTGCTGGTCCTGGATGTCGATTCGACATTCATCGATCAGGAAGTGATCGAGCTGATCGCCGAGCGCTCGGGCACCCGCGAACAGGTGGCGGCTGTGACGGAGCGCGCGATGCGCGGTGAGCTGGACTTCGAGCAGAGCCTGCACGCCCGGGTGGCGACTCTGAAGGGAATCAGTGATGACGTGTTCGATGCCGTGCGGCAGGAGGTCACCGTCACGGCGGGCGCCGAGGAACTCGTCCGCGCCGTCCAGTCGAATGGTGGCGACGTTGCCCTGGTATCGGGCGGCTTCGCAGAGATCGTCGTTCCGCTCGCCGCCGGCTTCGATATCGACAAGGTTCGCGCGAATCGGCTCGAAGTGGACGGCGGGGTGCTGACCGGAAGGGTCCTGGGCGAGGTTGTGGATCGATCGGTCAAAGCGCGGATGCTTCAGGAGTATGCCAACGAGCTGGGCGTGCCGCTCAGCCGGACCGTCGCGGTCGGCGATGGCGCCAACGACCTGGACATGCTCGGCGTGGCCGGCCTGGGCATTGCCTTCCAGGCCAAGCCTGCGGTCCGTGAGCAGGCGGATATGAGTTTGGGGTTCCGGCGGCTGGACGCGATCGTCGCATTGCTCGGACTCTAA
- a CDS encoding SixA phosphatase family protein, giving the protein MGTAPRRLVIMRHAHAAQSPGTPDHERPLDARGKAEAQQMGLWLAKNVPAEQIYFSSALRTVQTAELVVAQWESPVRCIPDRGMYGAEAAELVELVKTIDDDIVTAVLIGHQPAMHDVVEQLSNDRADRFPPGTAAILEFTGEWDSIESAQARLSQVVYVADLPG; this is encoded by the coding sequence ATGGGGACTGCGCCGCGCCGTTTGGTCATAATGCGCCACGCACATGCGGCGCAGTCCCCAGGGACGCCGGACCATGAGCGCCCACTCGACGCCCGGGGCAAGGCGGAAGCCCAACAGATGGGGCTGTGGCTCGCCAAGAATGTTCCGGCCGAGCAGATCTATTTCTCATCGGCACTGCGCACCGTGCAGACGGCAGAGCTGGTGGTCGCACAGTGGGAAAGTCCGGTTCGGTGCATCCCAGACCGGGGTATGTACGGGGCAGAAGCTGCCGAACTGGTGGAACTGGTCAAGACGATCGACGATGACATCGTGACGGCTGTGCTGATCGGGCATCAACCCGCCATGCATGACGTTGTCGAGCAGCTCAGCAACGACCGGGCCGACCGGTTTCCGCCCGGCACGGCTGCAATCCTCGAGTTCACCGGCGAATGGGATTCGATCGAATCCGCCCAGGCTCGACTGAGCCAGGTTGTCTACGTCGCGGATCTGCCGGGTTAA
- the fabI gene encoding enoyl-ACP reductase FabI gives MGILDGKRLLITGVLTESSIAFSAARLAQEQGATVVLSSFGRQSKITQAIARRLPTPAPVIELDATNADDLAALPDRLREHVDGLDGVVHAIAFAPKTALGGNFLKTEWEDVATALHVSAYSLKAITVAAQPLLSRGSSVVGLTFDGRFAWPTYDWMGVSKATFESTARYLSKFLGPEGIRVNLVSAGPLRTTAAKSIPGFETFEDTWTQRAPLGWDNKDTEPAGRAIVALLSDWFPATTGEMVHVDGGLHATGA, from the coding sequence ATGGGCATTCTGGACGGAAAACGTCTTCTCATCACCGGCGTCCTCACCGAGTCGTCGATCGCATTCTCGGCAGCGCGTCTCGCGCAGGAGCAGGGCGCGACGGTCGTGCTCTCGTCGTTCGGCCGTCAATCCAAGATCACCCAGGCCATCGCGCGACGCCTGCCCACGCCGGCTCCGGTGATCGAGTTGGACGCGACGAACGCCGACGATCTCGCCGCCCTGCCGGACCGGCTCCGTGAACACGTCGACGGGCTGGATGGCGTGGTGCATGCCATTGCCTTCGCTCCCAAGACGGCGCTCGGCGGCAACTTCCTGAAGACTGAATGGGAGGACGTGGCGACTGCCCTGCATGTTTCGGCCTACTCGTTGAAGGCGATCACCGTCGCAGCCCAGCCGTTGCTCAGCAGAGGATCATCGGTTGTCGGCCTGACTTTCGATGGCCGATTTGCTTGGCCGACGTACGACTGGATGGGTGTGTCCAAGGCCACGTTCGAGTCGACCGCCCGGTATTTGTCGAAGTTCCTCGGACCAGAAGGAATCCGGGTCAACCTGGTATCCGCTGGGCCATTGCGCACCACGGCAGCAAAGTCGATTCCGGGATTCGAGACCTTCGAGGACACCTGGACCCAGCGGGCGCCGCTGGGTTGGGACAACAAGGACACCGAACCGGCTGGGCGCGCCATCGTTGCGCTGCTCTCAGACTGGTTCCCTGCGACCACGGGCGAAATGGTGCATGTGGACGGCGGGCTGCACGCCACCGGCGCGTAA
- a CDS encoding beta-ketoacyl-ACP reductase has product MAQPTTEQHASQPRTVLVTGGNRGIGRSIAEAFVAAGDRVAVTSRNGDAPDGAFAVAADVTDSGSVDAAFKAVEEKFGPVEVVVANAGITRDTLLLRMSEEDFTDVVDTNLTGAFRVVKRASKGMLKLKRGRVILISSVVGLYGSPGQINYAASKSGLVGIARSLTRELGSRNITANVVAPGFIATDMTAALPEAQQQAYLGSIPAGRFGQPEEVARVVRWLSGEDAGYISGAVIPVDGGLGMGH; this is encoded by the coding sequence GTGGCGCAACCCACGACCGAACAACACGCCTCTCAACCGCGAACCGTGCTTGTCACGGGCGGAAACCGGGGAATCGGCAGAAGCATCGCCGAGGCGTTCGTGGCGGCCGGTGATCGGGTGGCCGTTACCTCCCGCAATGGCGACGCACCGGATGGAGCCTTCGCCGTCGCGGCCGACGTGACCGACTCCGGTTCGGTCGACGCCGCCTTCAAGGCGGTAGAGGAGAAGTTCGGTCCGGTGGAAGTCGTGGTGGCGAATGCCGGCATCACCCGGGACACCCTTTTGCTCCGGATGAGCGAGGAGGATTTCACCGACGTTGTCGACACGAACCTCACCGGCGCCTTCCGGGTGGTCAAGCGGGCTAGCAAGGGCATGCTCAAACTGAAGCGCGGTCGCGTCATCCTGATCTCCTCTGTCGTCGGGCTGTACGGCTCGCCGGGGCAGATCAACTATGCGGCTTCGAAGTCCGGTCTGGTCGGCATCGCGAGGTCGCTAACCCGTGAGCTCGGCAGCCGCAACATAACAGCCAACGTGGTCGCGCCCGGCTTTATAGCGACCGATATGACGGCGGCTCTTCCCGAGGCGCAGCAGCAGGCTTACCTCGGCTCGATTCCGGCAGGACGCTTCGGCCAACCCGAAGAGGTTGCCCGCGTGGTGCGCTGGCTCAGTGGCGAAGACGCCGGCTACATCAGCGGTGCAGTCATCCCGGTCGACGGCGGCCTGGGCATGGGTCACTAA
- a CDS encoding DUF3099 domain-containing protein produces the protein MRTRHEVPRVTNAPLSHADDIKSRMIKYSVSMGIRMVCIVGAFLVDGWLRWVAITGAIVLPYVAVVLANAGREAHTYQNDTFIAAPPQEQLTATPMTGENDQAATHIPDGDARSASADDAGNGSASGSNDVIAGEVVSDQPDDRGSDDERI, from the coding sequence ATGAGAACGAGACACGAGGTTCCTCGGGTCACGAACGCACCACTCTCCCATGCCGACGACATCAAATCACGGATGATCAAGTACTCCGTGTCGATGGGAATCCGCATGGTGTGCATAGTGGGTGCATTCCTTGTGGACGGCTGGCTGCGCTGGGTCGCCATCACGGGAGCAATCGTCTTGCCATACGTTGCGGTCGTCCTCGCGAATGCGGGCAGGGAGGCTCACACCTACCAGAACGACACGTTCATCGCCGCTCCGCCGCAAGAGCAGCTCACCGCGACCCCGATGACCGGCGAGAATGACCAGGCTGCCACGCACATCCCGGATGGCGATGCCCGGTCCGCTAGCGCCGATGACGCAGGCAACGGATCCGCGTCAGGGTCGAACGATGTGATCGCCGGCGAGGTCGTCTCCGATCAGCCCGACGACAGAGGTTCCGACGATGAGCGTATTTGA
- a CDS encoding SURF1 family cytochrome oxidase biogenesis protein — translation MQQYRFLISRRWLGYLAGAIVLAIACVGLGMWQLDRRDQKLVEISKVTNNYDGSVKRLDEVIGSRTAELPASAEWTRVVLHGSYSTDETVLARNRPLHQQSGYEIIVPFVLDSGDAILVDRGWVSTSSSGGVPESVPQPAAGQVTVTAWLRPIQTGIGQGSPEGQITAINPASVPSDSALYQSGYALMQSESPAATVTPDRLTKPSIDEGPHLSYGMQWFCFGLMIFIGYAYAARTEARNRRESAELADASSPATGSTASTPPRRRKRRSAEEEEDAILAEQGF, via the coding sequence ATGCAGCAGTACCGATTCTTGATCTCCCGACGCTGGCTTGGCTATTTGGCCGGCGCAATCGTCCTGGCGATAGCCTGCGTGGGCCTTGGCATGTGGCAGCTGGACCGCCGCGATCAGAAGCTGGTCGAAATCAGCAAGGTCACCAACAACTACGACGGTTCGGTCAAGCGACTGGACGAGGTTATCGGCAGCCGTACCGCTGAGCTGCCCGCCTCGGCCGAGTGGACCCGGGTCGTGCTCCATGGCAGCTATTCCACCGACGAGACGGTGCTGGCTCGGAACCGGCCGCTCCATCAGCAGTCGGGGTACGAGATCATCGTTCCTTTCGTATTGGACAGCGGGGACGCAATCCTGGTCGATCGCGGCTGGGTCAGCACCAGCAGCTCCGGCGGCGTACCGGAATCCGTTCCGCAGCCGGCGGCAGGCCAGGTCACTGTTACCGCCTGGCTCCGCCCCATCCAGACCGGAATCGGCCAGGGCTCGCCGGAGGGCCAGATAACCGCGATCAACCCCGCATCGGTGCCAAGCGATTCCGCGCTCTACCAGTCGGGTTACGCGCTTATGCAGTCCGAATCCCCCGCGGCAACCGTAACTCCCGACCGGTTGACGAAGCCGTCAATCGATGAGGGCCCACATCTGTCCTACGGGATGCAATGGTTCTGCTTCGGCCTGATGATTTTCATCGGATACGCCTACGCGGCGCGCACCGAAGCACGGAACCGCAGGGAGTCCGCGGAACTGGCCGACGCCAGCAGTCCTGCCACCGGCAGTACGGCCAGCACCCCACCGCGGAGGCGCAAGCGCCGCAGCGCCGAGGAAGAAGAAGACGCCATCCTGGCCGAACAGGGTTTCTAG